GAATTGTCCATAGACTAGATAAAGGCGCCAGTGGATTGCTTCTTGTTGCAAAGGTGAGTTTTGCCCCCTGCTAAATGCCCACTATCCTTGGTCACCAAAATGAACTTTTGGGATATAAAATGGCTTATTAATTGGAAACCCTTTGGAAGCTGATGGCAGGATGAGCAATTCTCATTCTCACTTAGCTGAACAATTCAAGCAACACACAATCCACCGAGTATACATCAGCCTACCATGTGGAGTGCCCTCCCCACTATCAGGATTGCTCGAATGACATTTCAACAAGCTTACAGTATAGGAAATTTTCAAGTAAAGAACTCAATATGCTGGTTAGCTTGTCCATGGCTACCTTTGGAAACATGGACATCTTGGTACTATATGAATTCATTGTAATTTTTGCAACCCTTTCATGTAATTTGTGTTTTTCGGGTTGTTTCCAAAGTTGTAATGAATACTTGCCCCATTGAATGAATTTGTTTAATTACATTGTCAACATTGAAGTTTTAGATTACAATTGGTGttgaatataataaaaaataatattaaatgagtggTGCAATAATAAATACGCtattaaaaaaatctcaaaattagCATGCAAAAAATCTAATAAAAGTAATCTAAACATAGCATTCTAAAAATGCTATTGAAAGTTCTTCTAAGACAGCGTTCAAAAAACGCTATTGAAAGTTTATCTAAGACAGCGTTCAAAAAACGCTATTAAAAGGTCGTATACCATAGCGCGCAATGAACGCTATTAAAAGTCCTGACTTTTTAATAACATCGGCTAATACAGCGTTCTTAAAAACGCTATCTATAACATTCAATAGCGTTTTTCAAATGCTATAAAATGtaaattttgttgtagtgtgacCGGGTTACTTGTTCTCACCTTTGCCTTTCCAGCAAGGCAACATTCAAACCCTACATGCCTCAAATTTCCATTTCTTCCCTTTCTCGATGATCTTTTCGCAACAGCAAGCCCTTTTCTTTTGCATATTTTAAGTAATACAGATAAGCGGCCTCCAATGTGTCGAATGTCATTTCCTCCTTCGGTTCTTCAGCTTTATCTTCACAATTTTCTATTTCCTCATTTCCATCCTCGAAAGTTTTTATCTCATCACAGTCTTTACTCGAAGGACCACACCATACCTCTTCTTCGTGTTCACTATCTCCACTCCACACCTCTTGTTCTCCACACTCTTTGTTTGGAGGCAGTGTCAATGGAACAGACTCTGATGACATCATCTAGTAGTTCagaaacaaaggaaacaaataaaTAGTCAATGAGCGAGTAAACTCACTCGAACACCCGgtaactacaaaaaaaaaatagttcctTTACAGATTTATGCATCTCCAAAAAGCCTCCAAAATAATTCAATAAGTACCACATAATTAGCGAAACAGATACAAAGCCTGTATATAGGACTCCTATATACAGTATGGgttgattaattttttatatgGCAAATTTAATTAAGATTAATTATTTTCATGCCACATTGTCAGCCCAAAAATAAAACTGAATGATGAAAAGCAGAGAAATTCTATGCAACTTAGCTACAAAGAAGACCCAAATGGAGAACAAATAAGGCCCAGATGATCCgattcaaaaaattagtaatAAGACTATCCTAGAATTTTCACCATTTTCTGTTTAAGAACAATCCTCTTGCTTCTCTTATTCCAAGTAGCAAACTTTAAAGAAAAACTGATTATACGTTAGTTATTCGGTTTTAGAGGCCTGGGCATATCATTTACTTAATCTGTTTtagaaccctaattttttttcaaaaaatctccAATATAGcgggagaaagatagagagcgagcatcgtgagagagagagagagagagagagagagagagagagagagagagagagagagagagagagagaccttggtggtggtggtcgtgaAAATCCGAGATTTTGAATTAGTCTGGTCCTTTCCTTGCCGGTAATGGTGGTTGCCAGAGGTGGATAGGGAGGGTCTCGTGGTGGTCAGCGGTGGGTTGGGTTGCCTGTGGTGtccccctcctccccctccccttcttcttcttctctcgtTTTGTAGGTCGATTGATTTGGGGAATTGGGAGAGCGTGcgtttatttgattttggattttggattttcaatatttttttttttttgagggggacctcccaaaacgacgtcgttttgggagGTAGTGGGTGAGGTAGTGAAAACAGGTAGTGTATAGAATTATACCCTAatttagcaaaaataataaataaaaaacactaaaaactgaAGCTTCTAAAAAGTTAGGCTGAAGCGGCCAGTACTTTTCATGTGTCTCCCCTATCATGCATCTTATGCCCTCTTTCTTCTCTGAATTGGGGATGGTGccgtgcagtggtgtgcgcaacATGGTGCTGTGCACCGctcagccgttggatcgtgcatccgacgacTCAGATCTCATAtgggcaatgaacggctctcgattgTTGGTTGCCGATATGAAATCCAAGCCGTCGAATGCCCGATCAGATGACTCGGAGGTGTGCAGCACGGTactgtgcacctcactgcatAGCACTAACCCAAAAGTCCCTTTCTTCTCATCACCTCAAATCAAGCATCCGGTTCTCCAACTACTTGATGATGTTTGACAGCGACAGAATAAACTATGATGAAACTATATTCATACTTCAACACAGTGGCACAAAGGTCGTATAAAATCTCAAAATGACTGAGCATTCATCCAATCTCTCTTgagtttttatttaattgagtAAGGATCACGAAATATACACGTCTACACGTGAGGCGCCATGCTAGAAGGCTTCATGTTCTTGCTAATAGTCGCTATGGCCTTTACACTATCATTCGGTCTCTTTAAAATGCAACAAGATACCAATTTCAAgcttaatgaaatttttttgccgttcaaaaaaaaaaaaatgcaatcaGAGACTAGTAAAGTAGAACATATTACTTGAGTTCTCCAACAACCACAAAAATTGGTCAGAACACATAAAATTCATGTTTCACGATAAGTGTGTGGCACGCCATCACTAGCTTGTTACAGCCTGGTTTGGTTCCGACAAATAAAGAATGAGCAGAACACATATTCATGATTCACTTTGTTAGTTTATTCCTTTTTTTGACGCAGCGTAAAAGCGAAGAATAACTCACGCAATAAAGAACAACCAAAAGAATAAGAGATGCTCTCTCTTCTCAAGAAAGctagaattttattaatcaactgATTTGCCCTAAGGCTTACGGTGTTTATTTATAGGCTACTTGAACCTAAACATATTAGGAAATTAAAAGGTAATACTTcctaaccaaacaaaacaattaccAGAAAGAAGAAACTTCCTAAACCACAAGAAACTTCCTAATTAAAAGacactactccctccgttccttttcaAGTGTCTTACtacgtaactccaacttattaaaaagatatcatcattatacgtttcacatcaactttttcctccactttccctccttatccatcatcattacacttttactcactaactttttaaatggaatctacttttagggataaaatagacaatgcaccaacttctACCcgctaactttataaaatggacacttattaagggacaacccaaaatgaaatactggactctaaataagggacggagggagtggcAAATTAAATCCTTCCCATCATGGAATTAAAAGATACTAGCAAATCAGATTCTTTTTATCATGGAAAATATATGAAGATTTAGAGGATTTCAAGAATATTCCAATTCTAGAAAAATCCACCGAAATCTTATTACTACTTTGCCCTTTGTCTCTCATGCTGATCCACATGCAATCAAGTCCCCATCATCCTCCCTGGGTTGGAGAGAATTTGCCCTCGAATTTGCAGACTCCTCATCGGAACTATCACCTCGATATGGAATGAGATGTTTGACATTGAATGTAGCAAAAATGCGGGATGTGACTGAGAAGCTTCAACTTGTATGCATTGGGGTTAATTTTCTCAAGGATCTCCAACGATTCAATCTTCCGAGCTGCAAGCTTGTAGTACTCACCAGCTGGGAAGCGATCCTTTGTCAAAACAGCCCACATAAAGTCACCCACTTCAAATTCCACAGCACGACGCTTTTTATTGGTAGCTTGCTTATACTTTGCAAAAGATTCTTCCAAGTGTTGCACAGTCATCTTGTGTACTGCTTGCAAACCTGAAATCAGATCCTCCGCTTTACCATTGGGATGATTCAAATCCGAAACAGGAGCCAAGTTAAGGGGCACTCGAGGATTAAACCCATATGTAACAAAGAAGGGACTAAACCCAGAGCTGCGATTGACCAAGCGATTGTAGGCGAACATAGCTTGATACAACCGTTGGTCCCAAGACTTGAGATGATCACCCACAAGGCTACGAAGTAGATTACCCACAGAGCGATTAACCACCTTGGTCTGGCTGTCAGTTTGCGGATGATATGCAGTGCTGAAATCAAGTTTTGTGTTGGCCAACTTCCATAGACAGCGCCACAAGTGACTAAGGAATCGTGTATACCTATTGTAGACAATAGATTAGGACAACCCATGCAAACGATAAACCTCACGGAAATAGAGTTGGGCGACATTAACAGCATCTGTAGTCTTCTTGCAGGCAATAAAGTGTGCCATTTTTGAGAACTGATCCACCACAACAAAGATAGAATCATTCCATTTTTGCATTCTTGGCAATCCCAAGATAAAATCCATACTAATGTTGGCCCATGGCTAATTCGGTATAGGTAGTGGCATGTATAAGCCTGCATTGGTCGCCGTTCCCTTGGAAACTTGACAAACCCAACAACCCTCAACAAACCTTATAATCTCTTTGCGCATTATAGGCCAATGGTAAGAGTCTCCTACAAGCTGAACCATCTTGTCTCTCCCCACGTGTCCCTCATCATGCAGCTTCTTTATGATTTAGAGGCATAAACTACTCCCCGGCACACACAACTGATTGCCTTTGAATGGAAATCCATCATGCATCTAATAATCTGCTTGATTTCCAGCCTCTACATCTTTCATAATCTGCCTAAAATAAGGATCACTAggcaataattcacaaaacaaatcaaaacccaataCCTTAGCTCGCATGGTGACCAAGAGATGTGTTTGTTGACTAAGAGCATTGGCTACCTTGTTTAAAGCACCAGACTTATGTTTTATAACAAAGGTGAATTGCTGAATATATGTGGCCCATGTAGCATGCCTCGAAGAGAGCTTCTCCTAACTATTAATATGCTTCAAAGCATAATGGTCAGAATATAGGATGAACTCATTGTATGCCAAGTATAAACTCCAATGCTTAAGAGCTCGAACAATGTTGAAGAACTCGATATCGTATGTGCTGTAATTTAACTTTGAGTCACCCAACTGCTCGCTGAAGTAAGCTACCGGTTTACCATGTTGGCTCAAAACAACTCCTATCCCCACTTCAGATGCATCACAATGCAACTCGAATGGTTGGGAGAAATCCGGTAAAGTAAGCACTGGAGCTGTAATCAATTTCTACTTAATCCTTTCGAAGGCTAGTATTGCTGCATCTGTCCATTCGAACCTTCCAATTTCATGCAGTCAGTTATCGGTGCCATAATCATACTGAAATTTCGAATAAAACGGTTGTAAAAGGATACAAGCCCATGAAAACTCCGAACTTCATGAACACTAGTTAGGATGGGCCAATTCCTGACTGCATCTACTTTGGACCCATCCACGGACAACCCATCTTTTTGACACCACATACCCCAAAAATAAGACACTATCAATCATGAAAGAGCATTGAGGCATGGCAACAAAAAACTTATCTCGGTGCAATATGGCAAAGACCTCTCACAAGTGATGTAGGTGCTCTTCCATGTTAGCGCTGTAGACAAGGATATCATCGAAATAGACCACGACAAACTGACCAATCAAAGGCCAGAAAATCTAGTTAATAACCCTCATGAAAGTGGTGGGGGCGTTGGACAATCCGAATGGCATGACCAACCACTCATATAAGCCCTCATGAGTCTTAAAAGCTGTCTTCCACTCGTCGCCTGGACAAATTCGGATATGATGATACCCGCTTTTGAGGTCCAGCTTACTAAACACCTTTACCCTGCTAAGCCAATCCAACAGATCATCGAGTCGGGGTATTGAAAACCGGCACCACACCATTATCTTGTTGATTGCAATGCTGTCCACGCACACACGCCATGTACAATCCTTCTTCGGTGTGAGTAATGCAGGCACTGCGCACGGGCTGAGACTCTTTCGGATATGGCCCTTTAATAACAATGCTTTGACTTATCGCGGAAGCTCCTCGTGCTTCTTCGGACTCATTCGATAATGTGGCCAATTAGGTAAATTTGAACCCGAAACCAAGTCAATCTGATGTTGTATGTCACGCAGAGGTGGCAACTCTTCAGGCAAATCATCGGGAAACACATCCCGAAACTTTTCAACCAACGGTCTAACTGATTCTGGAATCGGACTATTTGTTGCAAACTCCTTGCCAATCAGAACATAGACAAGTCTAGAATCTGCTGCATCTTCCATAACCTTCCTGCCAAAAGGTTGAAACCCTCCCCTTTTAGTAGGTTTAGGATCAACCTCTTTGCATGGAACAAGGACTATCTTTGTACTACCAAACATGAAGCTGTATGTGTTCTTCTTTCCCTTGTGCAAAGCATTCCTATCATATTGCCATGGCCTTCCCAATAAAAGGTGACAAGCATCCATTGCAATAACATCACACCATGCATTATCTTTGTACTTGGAGCCAATTGAAAAGGAAACTAAACAACGCTTAGAAACAGTTACCTCATTCCCTTTCATAAGCCATGACAATTTATTGCTTCTTCGTTGCTAGCCCCAATTTGCGAACAGCCTATTCCGAAACCACATTCTCACAACTTCTAGAATCGATGACAAGGCGACATACCTTACCGCCAATTGTACAAGTTGATTGGAAGATGTTATTTCGAAGCCAATCATCCTCACCAGCCTTTCTAGGGGTGAAACATGCCCTTCGAATTACCAGTAAAAGCCCATAATCTCATTGCACAAACTCTTCTTCGACCCCATCCTCATCGTATTGTGCTATTTGTTCCTCGCTAGGTTGCTCAATTTCATTATCTCCGGCATCCATACACATTCCCTTTCCGAACCGTTCGTTTCTTTTGCAATCTGCCATCCTATGACCCAGTTCACCACACTTAAAACAACGTGTTGTGTTACTGTTTATTGGTGCACGATTCGCTTGGCCAGCCGCAAGAGGCTTCCCAATAGTGGTCTGATTGTTCACAAGAGGGATGGGACGGCTACCGATAATGTTGCCAAACTGGAATCCGCTCTTTCGGCCAACTTGCTTCTTCAATGTCAAGGCCTTTTGATGTGCTTCTGAAATGAAAACGGGGTCGTAAAAATTCAAAGCATCCTAAAACTGTTCTCTCATGCTCCCAATACACCGTGAAACCAACTGATCTTGCGATTCTGATAGGTCATTATAGGCCAGGAGTTGGTAAAACTCCTGGGTATAATCATCCACTGACTTTGAACCCTGTTGCAAGTTCTGCAACTGTTGGTACAGTGACCTTGTGTAGTTATGGGGCAAGAACGATGCCTGTATATGTTTAAGTTGCTGTCGCTCACGGGTTTGTTTAAGTTGCTGCCACCATGCAGAGGCACGCCCTCAAAATTTTGTTGTGACCAAAAAAACTCGTTTGTCCAAAGGTATCTCTTTGAACTCCAAAATTTCCTCCACAATCGCAACCTAATTCAGAAACTCATCGGGTTGTGAGCAACCCTTGAATTCTGGTATGTCAAGTTTGAAGCCCGACTCCCAACACCTGAATGTATCCGGAACCACAGCAAGCTCTCTTTCCTTTGTGGCCTGAGCACATCAAACAGGTTGTCGCCATCTTTATACTCGACATCGTCACCGCTCTTCGCATTCACTCGACGTGAATGGGGATTCTGCTGTTGAGGTGCTCTT
This DNA window, taken from Rhododendron vialii isolate Sample 1 chromosome 8a, ASM3025357v1, encodes the following:
- the LOC131298658 gene encoding uncharacterized protein LOC131298658 produces the protein MDACHLLLGRPWQYDRNALHKGKKNTYSFMFGSTKIVLVPCKEVDPKPTKRGGFQPFGRKVMEDAADSRLVYVLIGKEFATNSPIPESVRPLVEKFRDVFPDDLPEELPPLRDIQHQIDLVSGSNLPNWPHYRMSPKKHEELPR